Proteins encoded by one window of Bradyrhizobium sp. B097:
- a CDS encoding ATP-binding protein produces MWSFLERLLDSSTFSPHGICLLWEPELIWLHVISDAIIAASYFSIPFALAILVSKRRDFQFGWMAWPFAAFILACGLTHVFSIYTLWVPIYGLEGIVKALTAVASIFTAVLLWPLIPKILAIPTEAQLREAHVALAEEGRQRQRSEVLLERFREAEVNESKIRQAQKMEAVGQLTGGIAHDFNNILTVITGTIDILAEAVTHNRQLTEITSLIRDAAERGASLTRHLLAFARKQPLQPSDVDVNALMIDTIELLRPTIGDHVDIDFRPMPDLPRALVDSNQLVTAIINLALNARDAMPKGGRLRIETRTAELKPSDVHGHDGLAAGDYVAIALIDNGQGIAEADLAKVFEPFFTTKDVGKGTGLGLSMVYGFVKQSNGHIALDSEVGRGTRVMLYLPQAAVLSPAVAPERRQPEVRGAQEIVLVVEDDRLVRSYVLTQIESLGYTTRSANNGGEALAVLDSGAPVDLLFTDVIMPGAMNGRDLATEAQQRRPGLRVLFTSGYTDDAIDQDGKLEQGILFLAKPYSRAQLARMLRVALREQAAARAQEPAE; encoded by the coding sequence ATGTGGAGTTTTCTCGAGCGTCTGTTGGATTCGTCGACGTTTTCGCCACACGGCATCTGCCTGTTGTGGGAGCCGGAGTTGATCTGGCTGCACGTGATTTCAGACGCGATCATTGCCGCTTCGTATTTTTCGATTCCGTTTGCGCTGGCGATCCTCGTCTCCAAGCGCCGCGACTTCCAGTTCGGCTGGATGGCCTGGCCGTTCGCCGCGTTCATCCTCGCCTGCGGCCTCACCCATGTGTTCTCGATCTACACGCTGTGGGTGCCGATCTACGGGCTCGAAGGAATAGTCAAGGCGCTCACCGCTGTCGCCTCGATCTTCACCGCGGTGCTGCTCTGGCCGCTGATCCCGAAAATCCTGGCGATCCCGACCGAGGCGCAGCTGCGCGAGGCCCATGTCGCGCTCGCCGAGGAGGGCCGGCAGCGCCAGCGCTCGGAAGTCCTGCTCGAGCGTTTCCGCGAGGCCGAGGTCAATGAGAGCAAGATACGCCAGGCGCAGAAGATGGAAGCGGTCGGACAGCTCACCGGCGGCATCGCGCACGACTTCAACAACATCCTCACCGTCATCACCGGCACCATCGACATCCTGGCCGAGGCGGTCACCCACAACCGCCAGCTCACCGAGATCACCAGTCTGATCCGCGACGCCGCCGAGCGCGGTGCATCGCTGACGCGGCATTTGCTCGCCTTCGCGCGCAAGCAGCCGCTGCAGCCGAGTGATGTCGACGTCAATGCGCTGATGATCGACACCATCGAGCTGCTGCGGCCGACCATCGGCGACCATGTCGATATCGACTTTCGCCCGATGCCCGATCTGCCGCGCGCGCTGGTGGATTCCAACCAGCTGGTTACCGCGATCATCAATCTCGCGCTGAACGCGCGCGACGCGATGCCGAAGGGCGGCAGGCTGCGGATCGAGACCCGCACCGCCGAGCTGAAGCCATCAGACGTGCACGGCCATGACGGGCTTGCCGCCGGCGACTATGTCGCGATTGCGCTGATCGACAACGGCCAGGGCATCGCAGAAGCCGATCTCGCCAAGGTGTTCGAGCCGTTCTTCACCACCAAGGACGTCGGCAAGGGCACCGGCCTCGGGCTTTCCATGGTCTACGGCTTCGTCAAACAGTCCAACGGCCACATCGCGCTCGATAGCGAGGTCGGCCGCGGCACGCGGGTGATGCTCTATCTGCCGCAAGCGGCGGTGCTCTCGCCGGCCGTGGCGCCCGAGCGGCGGCAGCCGGAGGTGCGCGGCGCGCAGGAGATCGTGCTCGTCGTCGAGGACGACAGGCTGGTGCGCTCCTACGTGCTGACCCAGATCGAGAGCCTCGGCTACACGACACGCTCGGCCAACAATGGCGGCGAAGCGCTGGCCGTGCTCGACAGCGGCGCGCCGGTCGATCTGTTGTTCACCGACGTCATCATGCCCGGTGCGATGAACGGACGCGACCTCGCCACCGAGGCGCAGCAGCGGCGGCCTGGTTTGCGCGTGCTGTTCACCTCGGGCTACACCGATGACGCCATCGACCAGGACGGCAAGCTCGAGCAGGGCATCCTGTTCCTGGCCAAGCCCTACAGCCGCGCCCAGCTCGCCCGTATGCTGCGGGTCGCGCTGCGCGAGCAGGCGGCGGCGCGCGCGCAGGAGCCAGCGGAGTAG
- the htpX gene encoding zinc metalloprotease HtpX, with protein sequence MNYFRTALLLAGLTALFMGVGYLIGGGTGAVIALIVAAATNLFTYWNSDRMVLSMYGAHQVDARSAPDLYNLVAELAQRAALPMPRVFVMDEAQPNAFATGRNPENAAVAVTTGLMQQLSREELAGVIAHELAHIKHHDTLTMTITATIAGAISMLAQFGMFFGGNRNNNGPGIVGSIAMMILAPLGAMLVQMAISRTREYAADNFGARIVGQPMWLASALAKIENAAHQLPNMEAERNPATAHMFIVNPLSGHGVDNLFATHPSTANRIAALQQLAAELGTQTAPRPAGASYPPRSPWGGASGQRGPWG encoded by the coding sequence ATGAATTATTTCCGCACCGCGCTTCTGCTTGCCGGCCTCACTGCGCTGTTCATGGGCGTCGGCTATCTGATCGGCGGCGGCACCGGCGCCGTGATCGCGCTGATCGTCGCGGCTGCGACAAATCTGTTCACCTACTGGAATTCCGATCGCATGGTGCTGTCGATGTACGGCGCCCATCAGGTCGATGCGCGTTCGGCGCCGGACCTTTACAATCTCGTCGCCGAGCTCGCGCAGCGCGCCGCGCTGCCGATGCCGCGCGTGTTCGTGATGGACGAGGCACAGCCGAACGCGTTCGCGACCGGCCGCAATCCGGAGAACGCCGCGGTCGCCGTCACCACCGGATTGATGCAGCAGCTCAGCCGCGAGGAGCTCGCCGGCGTGATCGCGCACGAGCTCGCGCATATCAAGCACCATGACACGCTGACCATGACGATCACGGCGACGATCGCCGGCGCGATCTCGATGCTGGCGCAGTTCGGCATGTTCTTCGGCGGCAATCGCAACAACAACGGCCCCGGCATCGTCGGCTCGATCGCGATGATGATCCTGGCGCCGCTCGGCGCCATGCTGGTGCAGATGGCGATCAGCCGCACCCGCGAATACGCCGCCGACAATTTTGGCGCGCGCATCGTTGGGCAACCGATGTGGCTCGCGTCCGCGCTCGCGAAGATCGAGAACGCCGCGCACCAGCTGCCGAACATGGAGGCGGAGCGCAATCCGGCCACCGCGCACATGTTCATCGTCAACCCGCTGTCGGGCCATGGCGTCGACAATCTGTTCGCCACCCACCCCTCGACCGCGAACCGCATCGCCGCGCTGCAGCAGCTCGCCGCCGAGCTCGGCACCCAGACCGCGCCACGCCCGGCCGGCGCCAGCTATCCGCCGCGCAGCCCGTGGGGCGGTGCCTCAGGCCAGCGCGGGCCGTGGGGCTAG
- a CDS encoding aldo/keto reductase, translated as MKHRALGRSGITVPPLCFGCNVFGWTVDETTSFRLLDSVLEHGLTFLDTADVYSRWVPGHHGGESETIIGKWMKARGNRNRIVLATKVGMDMGDGNVGLKPDYIARAVEDSLRRLQTDHIDLYQSHKDDETTPQEETLAAYDKLIKAGKIRAIGASNFSAERLKSALDISRANGLPRYESMQPEYSLAERSSYEGALQRVCEENDVGVITFFSLAAGFLTGKYRSESDFAKSPRGARSIPKYMNPRGMRILAGLDEVAAETHAEPAAVALAWLMAKPGITAPIASATKPEQVATLVAAAKLELSKGQVERLDAASA; from the coding sequence ATGAAGCATCGCGCGCTCGGCCGCTCCGGCATCACCGTCCCTCCCCTCTGCTTCGGCTGCAATGTGTTCGGCTGGACGGTGGACGAGACTACATCTTTCCGGCTGCTCGACAGCGTGCTGGAGCATGGACTGACGTTCCTGGATACGGCCGACGTCTATTCGCGCTGGGTGCCGGGTCATCACGGCGGCGAGTCCGAGACGATCATCGGCAAATGGATGAAGGCGCGCGGCAACCGCAACCGCATCGTCCTCGCCACCAAGGTCGGCATGGACATGGGAGACGGCAATGTCGGCCTGAAGCCGGACTACATCGCGCGCGCCGTCGAGGACTCGCTGCGGCGGCTGCAGACCGACCACATCGACCTCTACCAGTCCCATAAGGACGATGAGACGACGCCGCAGGAAGAGACGCTCGCCGCCTATGACAAATTGATCAAGGCCGGCAAGATCAGGGCGATCGGCGCCTCGAATTTCTCGGCGGAGCGGCTCAAGAGCGCGCTGGATATTTCCAGGGCGAATGGGCTGCCGCGCTATGAGAGTATGCAGCCCGAATACAGCCTGGCGGAGCGGTCGAGCTATGAGGGCGCGCTGCAGCGCGTCTGCGAGGAGAACGACGTCGGCGTGATCACGTTCTTCTCCCTCGCCGCCGGATTCCTGACCGGCAAATATCGCTCGGAGAGCGACTTCGCCAAGAGCCCGCGCGGTGCGCGCAGCATTCCAAAATACATGAACCCGCGCGGCATGCGGATCCTCGCCGGCCTCGACGAGGTCGCCGCGGAGACCCACGCCGAGCCGGCCGCGGTTGCGCTCGCCTGGCTGATGGCGAAGCCCGGCATCACTGCGCCGATAGCGAGCGCAACCAAGCCCGAGCAGGTGGCAACGCTGGTCGCGGCGGCGAAGCTGGAGCTGAGCAAGGGTCAGGTCGAGCGGCTGGACGCCGCGAGCGCGTAG
- a CDS encoding GYD domain-containing protein, translating to MSGSATGHRQAASSSFQYEIFFCPGGARVNAFFHSQPSGGIAMHFCLSGEYTPRSINSIMENPTTNRLEAAKKLIEAGGGKLISMYSMAADGPGVMVIFDVPDPTVAPAITGVVVAAGAIQNVKLVRLFTQDEIKVVRQHASKLKAAYSPPGS from the coding sequence ATGAGCGGCAGCGCAACTGGCCATCGGCAGGCCGCTTCTTCCTCATTTCAGTACGAAATCTTCTTCTGCCCGGGCGGTGCTCGGGTGAATGCCTTTTTCCATTCCCAGCCAAGTGGAGGGATTGCCATGCACTTCTGCCTCTCAGGGGAATACACGCCGCGTTCCATCAACAGCATCATGGAGAACCCGACAACCAATCGGCTAGAGGCGGCCAAGAAGTTGATCGAGGCGGGCGGCGGCAAATTGATTTCGATGTACAGCATGGCGGCCGATGGCCCCGGCGTGATGGTGATCTTCGACGTGCCGGATCCGACCGTCGCACCCGCCATCACTGGCGTGGTCGTGGCGGCCGGCGCCATCCAGAATGTGAAGCTGGTCCGGCTGTTCACGCAGGACGAGATCAAGGTGGTGCGTCAGCACGCGAGCAAGCTCAAGGCCGCCTACTCGCCTCCAGGAAGTTAG
- a CDS encoding nuclear transport factor 2 family protein, whose protein sequence is MFRRFSAKAIRCARRAAIEELYTADCVLYAPPGVLAGRDALDKFAGDLRATHPHFVYTPHGAPQALHNSGRLAWGSGPRGETPVYTGVDFIIARDGKIAALYVYLDSLPS, encoded by the coding sequence ATCTTCCGGAGGTTTTCGGCGAAGGCGATCCGGTGCGCCCGCAGGGCCGCAATTGAAGAGCTCTACACCGCGGACTGCGTGCTCTACGCGCCGCCGGGCGTTCTTGCCGGCCGCGACGCACTCGACAAGTTCGCCGGCGATCTCCGCGCGACGCATCCGCACTTTGTTTACACGCCGCATGGCGCGCCGCAGGCGCTGCACAATTCGGGACGCCTTGCGTGGGGCTCCGGGCCGAGAGGCGAAACGCCGGTCTATACCGGGGTGGATTTCATCATCGCGCGGGACGGCAAGATCGCGGCGCTTTACGTGTATCTGGACTCTCTGCCCTCGTGA
- a CDS encoding serine protease, translated as MEAAKPLARDVTGPPAASQRLDGTAFFVDDLGHMLTARHAVADCARIVVSKEGRAVAARVVALAASDIALIKVPRTLGLAAVFPRADTSVANDMVFAEAYDRLKPMLAHGGSLGNAFVDTTLRDPEHLVLRSNVTFGTSGAPVLDSRGLVEGVVSRRTTVDRVLAVDAVHAKSFLAAHGVHFQEDDRPQMSGTASRAHRAASISARVTCLQQ; from the coding sequence ATGGAGGCTGCGAAGCCGCTGGCGCGTGACGTCACTGGCCCGCCGGCCGCCAGCCAGCGGCTCGACGGCACCGCGTTCTTTGTCGACGATCTCGGGCATATGCTGACCGCGCGGCATGCGGTCGCGGACTGCGCCCGCATTGTCGTCAGCAAGGAGGGGCGGGCTGTCGCGGCGCGCGTGGTGGCGCTGGCCGCGAGCGACATTGCATTGATCAAGGTGCCGCGCACGCTAGGCCTTGCGGCGGTATTCCCGCGCGCCGACACGTCCGTTGCCAACGACATGGTGTTTGCCGAGGCCTATGACCGCCTGAAGCCGATGCTCGCGCATGGCGGATCGCTCGGCAATGCGTTCGTCGATACCACCCTGCGCGATCCCGAGCACCTCGTGCTGCGCTCGAATGTTACCTTCGGCACCAGCGGAGCGCCGGTGCTGGATTCCCGCGGCCTTGTCGAAGGCGTGGTGAGCCGCAGGACCACGGTCGATCGCGTGCTGGCGGTCGATGCTGTGCACGCCAAATCCTTTCTTGCCGCGCATGGCGTGCACTTCCAGGAAGACGACCGGCCGCAGATGAGTGGCACCGCGTCCCGCGCGCATCGCGCCGCCAGCATCTCGGCACGCGTCACATGCCTGCAACAATGA
- a CDS encoding DUF1127 domain-containing protein: MDTPYNVVGSARAIASAHPRLAIVSQCWAALLDWQERAQLRQRLSNLNDHELRDIGIARGEIDYVASHRAVDPRGAIYPT; this comes from the coding sequence ATGGATACGCCCTACAATGTGGTTGGATCGGCGCGTGCGATTGCATCAGCACATCCGCGCCTTGCCATCGTCAGCCAGTGCTGGGCCGCGCTTCTGGATTGGCAGGAACGTGCGCAGCTACGGCAGCGGCTGAGCAATCTGAACGATCACGAGCTACGGGATATCGGTATTGCGCGCGGCGAGATCGACTATGTCGCCTCGCATCGCGCGGTCGACCCGCGGGGCGCCATCTATCCTACATGA
- a CDS encoding winged helix-turn-helix domain-containing protein, with amino-acid sequence MRYSFEDYVLDTERCELQRGPGIVPTTRQVFALLDYLIRNRDRVVSKDDLVATIWDGRVVSDGAVTTRLNAARHAIGDSGQEQRLIKTLPRQGFRFVGVVQVVQEPPTGLPAMALDGKDVNRLAHPEWSPRREIRHEVDAAPGTPSNMPSVAVLPFANLSGDREQDYFSDGITEDIITELSRFSQLFVVARNSSFTYKDKAVDVRQIGRELDVRYLLEGSIRRDGERVRITAQLIDALTGAHHWAERYDRELKDIFAVQEDVARTIVAVLADHVYVAELEHARCKPTENLGAYDLYLRGMAEAYKWTREGNEAALRLFYRAVELDPEFPTPYGAAAMRFSVRKGFGWIVDPDQEVAEVRRLARRVMQLGKNDPIAFVHVGHSLAYVAKDLAEGVALIDRALALNPNLGASWAHSGWSRLWLGEADLAIEHFGRAMRLSPVDPGRFWPQEGTAHAHFFAGRYDEALSWARMALCSRPDSHAALRIGAASGALAGHCDEARRLATRLHEVDPALRPATLNTVLGPYRNLEDVAKYADALRRAGLPD; translated from the coding sequence TTGCGCTATTCCTTCGAGGATTACGTATTGGACACCGAGCGGTGCGAACTGCAACGCGGGCCTGGGATTGTCCCGACGACGCGACAGGTTTTCGCGCTGCTTGACTACCTGATCCGCAACAGGGATCGCGTCGTCAGCAAGGACGACCTTGTCGCCACGATCTGGGATGGACGGGTCGTTTCCGATGGAGCGGTGACGACGCGCCTGAATGCTGCCCGACACGCGATCGGCGATTCCGGTCAAGAGCAACGCCTGATCAAGACACTGCCTCGACAAGGCTTTCGCTTCGTGGGCGTGGTGCAAGTGGTACAAGAACCGCCGACTGGATTGCCGGCCATGGCTCTGGACGGGAAGGACGTAAACCGGCTCGCGCACCCGGAATGGTCGCCCCGCCGCGAGATCCGGCACGAGGTGGACGCGGCGCCCGGCACTCCAAGCAACATGCCGTCGGTCGCGGTGCTGCCCTTCGCTAACCTGTCGGGGGACAGGGAGCAGGACTATTTCAGCGACGGCATCACCGAAGACATCATCACCGAGCTGTCACGGTTCTCGCAGCTGTTCGTCGTCGCCCGCAACTCGTCCTTCACGTACAAGGACAAGGCTGTCGACGTCCGTCAGATCGGTCGGGAGCTTGATGTGCGCTACCTGCTCGAAGGCAGCATTCGGCGTGACGGAGAGCGGGTTCGGATCACGGCGCAGCTAATCGATGCCCTGACCGGGGCGCATCATTGGGCCGAGCGGTACGACCGCGAGTTGAAGGACATCTTCGCGGTCCAGGAGGACGTGGCGCGCACCATTGTCGCTGTCCTCGCCGACCACGTGTATGTGGCGGAGCTCGAGCATGCCAGATGCAAGCCGACGGAGAATCTGGGCGCCTATGATCTCTATCTTCGAGGAATGGCGGAAGCCTACAAGTGGACGAGAGAGGGGAACGAAGCAGCGCTCCGCCTGTTCTACAGGGCCGTCGAACTTGATCCCGAATTCCCGACGCCCTACGGCGCTGCGGCGATGCGTTTCAGCGTGCGCAAGGGGTTCGGCTGGATTGTCGATCCCGATCAGGAGGTCGCTGAAGTCAGGAGATTGGCCCGCCGGGTGATGCAACTGGGCAAGAACGACCCGATCGCCTTCGTGCATGTCGGGCATTCGTTGGCCTATGTCGCCAAAGACCTCGCTGAGGGCGTCGCCTTGATTGATCGCGCGCTGGCCCTGAACCCGAACCTCGGGGCCTCGTGGGCACATAGCGGCTGGTCGCGGTTGTGGCTTGGGGAGGCAGACCTGGCCATCGAGCACTTTGGACGCGCCATGCGGCTGAGCCCTGTCGATCCGGGCAGGTTCTGGCCGCAGGAAGGAACAGCTCATGCTCATTTCTTCGCGGGCCGCTACGACGAAGCACTGTCATGGGCGAGGATGGCGTTGTGCAGCCGGCCGGACAGCCACGCCGCGCTGCGCATCGGCGCCGCGAGTGGCGCGCTTGCCGGGCACTGCGACGAGGCCAGGAGACTTGCGACGCGATTGCACGAGGTCGATCCGGCGCTACGCCCAGCGACGCTGAACACTGTGTTGGGTCCGTATCGGAACCTCGAAGACGTGGCGAAGTATGCGGATGCGCTACGACGGGCTGGCCTACCCGACTGA
- a CDS encoding short-chain fatty acyl-CoA regulator family protein, with the protein MPGESGKKLFVGPRFRRIRQQLGLSQTQIAEGLGISPSYINLIERNQRPVTAQILLRLAETYDLDLRDLATADEDRFFAELNEIFSDPLFRQIDLPKQELRDLAELCPGVTHALQRLYAAYTEARRGETLVAAQMADREGSQFDANPIERVRDLIEANRNYFPELETAAENLRDELNVPTEGLFTALATRLREKHSIVTRVMPVDVMRETLRRFDRHRRQLLISELVDSAGRSFQLALQIGFVECGAAIDAIVSRAGPLDDTARRLYRITLANYFAAAAMMPYQAFHSAAEALSYDVHVLAQRFNAGFEQVCHRLTTLQRPNARGVPFFLLRVDNAGNVSKRFSSGTFPFSKFGGTCPLWNVHSTFDMPDRLLSQVIELPDGTRYFSIAQTVRRPVAPYPQPQPRFAIGLGCEIRHAAKLVYATGMDLEKVEGTPIGVNCRLCERENCSQRAEPPITRSLILDETTRRVSSFAFSNAREL; encoded by the coding sequence ATGCCGGGCGAGTCCGGAAAGAAGCTGTTCGTCGGTCCGCGCTTTCGGCGGATCCGCCAGCAATTGGGGCTGTCGCAGACCCAGATCGCCGAGGGGCTCGGCATCTCGCCTTCCTACATCAACCTGATCGAGCGCAACCAGCGCCCGGTGACGGCGCAGATCCTGCTGCGGCTGGCCGAGACTTACGACCTCGATTTGCGCGACCTCGCCACCGCCGACGAGGACCGCTTCTTCGCGGAACTCAACGAGATCTTCTCCGATCCCCTGTTCCGCCAGATCGACCTGCCGAAGCAGGAACTGCGCGATCTCGCCGAGCTGTGCCCCGGCGTGACGCATGCGTTGCAGCGGCTCTACGCCGCCTATACCGAGGCGCGCCGCGGCGAGACGCTGGTGGCGGCGCAGATGGCCGATCGCGAGGGCTCGCAGTTCGACGCCAACCCGATCGAGCGGGTGCGCGACCTGATCGAGGCCAACCGCAACTATTTTCCGGAGCTCGAGACCGCGGCGGAGAATCTGCGCGACGAGCTCAACGTGCCGACCGAAGGCCTGTTCACGGCACTCGCCACGCGGCTGCGCGAAAAACATTCAATCGTCACCCGCGTCATGCCGGTCGACGTGATGCGCGAGACGCTGCGCCGTTTCGACCGCCATCGCCGTCAGCTCTTGATCTCCGAACTGGTCGACAGTGCCGGTCGCAGCTTCCAGCTCGCGCTGCAGATCGGCTTTGTCGAATGCGGTGCCGCGATCGACGCGATCGTCAGCCGCGCCGGTCCGCTCGACGACACCGCGCGCCGGCTGTACCGCATCACGCTCGCCAATTATTTCGCGGCCGCCGCGATGATGCCCTATCAGGCATTTCATTCGGCGGCCGAGGCCTTGAGCTACGACGTCCACGTGCTGGCGCAGCGCTTCAATGCCGGCTTCGAGCAGGTCTGCCACCGCCTCACCACGCTGCAACGGCCGAACGCGCGCGGCGTGCCGTTCTTCCTGCTGCGGGTCGACAATGCCGGCAACGTGTCCAAGCGGTTTTCCTCCGGCACCTTCCCGTTCTCCAAATTCGGCGGCACCTGCCCGCTCTGGAACGTGCATTCGACCTTCGACATGCCCGACCGCCTGTTGAGTCAGGTGATCGAGCTGCCGGACGGCACGCGCTACTTCTCGATCGCGCAGACGGTGCGGCGGCCGGTGGCGCCCTATCCGCAGCCGCAGCCGCGCTTTGCGATCGGGCTCGGCTGCGAGATCCGTCATGCGGCCAAGCTCGTCTATGCGACAGGCATGGATCTGGAGAAGGTCGAGGGCACGCCGATCGGCGTCAACTGCCGGCTCTGCGAGCGCGAGAACTGCAGCCAGCGCGCCGAGCCGCCGATCACGCGCAGCCTGATCCTGGACGAGACCACGCGGCGGGTGTCGTCGTTCGCGTTCTCGAATGCGCGGGAGTTGTAG
- a CDS encoding metallophosphoesterase produces MAVFRLAHLSDPHLPPLPAARLRDLAGKRAFGYLNWTRNRHKYHRRDVLDTLVSDMQAQQPDHVAVTGDLVNLALDAEFNPARQWLEGVGGAADVTVVPGNHDAYVRATRHRFVSHFGDYLRGDADGAASHFPFVRRRGPVALIGVSSAVPTPPLMATGWLGHAQLGALDAILARLSREEAFRVLLVHHPLHSDGRAKRLTDSHQLLALLKRHGVELVLHGHDHIHSTMWFDGPERKIPAIGVPSASALARKHYPAAAYNLFSIERDGNGWRCEQTVRGLGAHDGIRELKQVRLS; encoded by the coding sequence ATGGCGGTGTTCCGTCTCGCGCATTTGTCGGATCCGCATCTGCCGCCGCTGCCGGCGGCGCGGCTGCGCGATCTCGCCGGCAAGCGCGCCTTCGGCTACCTGAACTGGACGCGCAACCGTCACAAATATCATCGCCGCGACGTGCTCGACACGCTGGTGTCGGACATGCAGGCACAGCAGCCGGACCATGTCGCCGTGACCGGCGATCTCGTCAACCTGGCGCTGGATGCCGAGTTCAATCCGGCGCGGCAATGGCTCGAGGGTGTCGGCGGTGCCGCCGACGTCACCGTGGTCCCCGGCAATCACGACGCCTATGTGCGCGCGACCCGGCATCGCTTCGTCAGTCACTTCGGCGACTATCTGCGCGGCGACGCCGATGGCGCGGCATCGCATTTTCCGTTCGTGCGCCGCCGCGGCCCGGTGGCGCTGATCGGCGTCTCCTCGGCGGTGCCGACGCCGCCGCTGATGGCGACCGGCTGGCTCGGCCATGCCCAGCTCGGCGCGCTGGATGCGATCCTCGCGCGGCTGTCGCGGGAGGAGGCCTTTCGCGTCCTCCTGGTGCATCACCCGCTGCACTCCGACGGGCGCGCCAAGCGGCTGACCGATTCGCATCAGCTGCTGGCGCTGCTCAAGCGGCACGGCGTCGAGCTGGTGCTGCATGGCCATGACCACATCCATTCGACGATGTGGTTCGACGGCCCCGAGCGGAAAATCCCGGCGATCGGCGTGCCGTCGGCATCGGCGCTGGCGCGCAAGCACTATCCGGCGGCGGCCTACAACCTGTTCTCGATCGAGCGTGACGGCAACGGCTGGCGCTGCGAGCAGACCGTGCGCGGCCTCGGCGCTCACGACGGCATTCGCGAGCTGAAGCAAGTGCGGCTGTCCTAG
- a CDS encoding NUDIX domain-containing protein translates to MTVLLDLRKRYEPQIRWVFHFYWRLARSMTLGVRAVVLDADNKVFLVKHSYVHGWYLPGGGVEVGESFIEALRRELEEEGRIELDGEPVLHGIFHNSHVSPRDHVAVYVVRSYRQDRLPEPNREIVACGFFDPADLPHDTTPGTRLRIAEVLEGKPPPATWR, encoded by the coding sequence GTGACGGTCCTGCTCGATTTACGCAAGCGCTACGAGCCGCAGATCAGGTGGGTGTTTCATTTCTACTGGCGGCTGGCCCGCAGCATGACGCTCGGGGTCCGCGCCGTGGTGCTCGACGCCGACAACAAGGTGTTCCTGGTCAAGCACAGCTATGTCCACGGCTGGTATCTGCCCGGCGGCGGGGTCGAGGTTGGTGAAAGTTTTATCGAAGCGCTGCGGCGCGAGCTGGAGGAGGAGGGGCGGATTGAGCTCGACGGCGAGCCGGTGCTGCACGGCATCTTCCACAACAGCCACGTCTCGCCGCGCGATCATGTCGCGGTCTATGTCGTCAGGAGCTACCGGCAGGACCGGCTGCCGGAGCCGAATCGCGAGATCGTGGCCTGCGGCTTTTTTGACCCGGCTGATCTGCCTCATGACACCACCCCCGGTACGCGGCTGCGGATCGCGGAGGTGCTTGAGGGCAAGCCGCCGCCGGCCACATGGCGGTGA
- a CDS encoding N-acetyltransferase: MTELSLTILPETPKDAQAIERLHERTFGPGRFALSAYRLREHVDHLLDVSFTARIGTLLVGSVRQLPVTVGDTPALMLGPLTVEPPFRSRGVGRALLERAINDARAKGHRLIVLVGDAPYYSRVGFKPVPKGRMTMPGPVDYSRLLVMELVDGAAEGVSGPIQPDWSKAI, encoded by the coding sequence ATGACTGAATTGTCCCTGACCATCCTGCCCGAGACCCCAAAAGACGCCCAGGCGATCGAGCGCCTGCACGAGCGCACCTTCGGGCCCGGCCGCTTCGCGCTCAGCGCCTACCGCTTGCGCGAGCACGTCGATCATCTGCTCGATGTTTCCTTCACGGCGCGGATCGGCACGCTGCTGGTCGGTTCGGTGCGTCAACTCCCGGTCACGGTCGGCGATACGCCGGCCCTGATGCTCGGGCCGTTGACGGTCGAGCCGCCGTTCCGCAGCCGCGGCGTCGGCCGCGCGCTGCTCGAGCGTGCGATCAACGACGCCCGCGCCAAGGGCCATCGGCTCATCGTGCTGGTCGGTGACGCGCCGTACTATTCGCGGGTCGGCTTCAAGCCGGTCCCGAAGGGACGGATGACGATGCCCGGCCCGGTCGACTACAGTCGCCTGCTTGTCATGGAACTGGTCGACGGCGCTGCCGAGGGCGTATCCGGGCCGATCCAGCCGGACTGGAGCAAGGCGATCTGA
- a CDS encoding EthD family reductase produces the protein MIKVSVMYPNNPGARFDHEYYRDKHMPLVKARLGDACKYYTVDKGLAGGAPGTPATYVGMCHIFCDSVEAFAAGMGKHAQEIMGDIPNYTDLQPVIQISEVVVGH, from the coding sequence ATGATCAAGGTCAGTGTGATGTATCCGAACAATCCAGGCGCACGCTTTGATCACGAGTACTATCGCGACAAGCACATGCCGCTGGTGAAGGCGCGCCTCGGCGACGCCTGCAAATACTACACGGTCGACAAGGGTCTCGCCGGCGGCGCGCCGGGGACGCCCGCAACCTATGTCGGGATGTGCCACATCTTCTGCGACTCGGTTGAGGCCTTCGCGGCCGGCATGGGCAAGCACGCCCAGGAGATCATGGGCGACATTCCGAATTACACCGATCTGCAGCCGGTGATTCAGATTAGCGAAGTCGTCGTCGGCCACTGA